DNA from Balneolaceae bacterium:
GGAGCTGTACCTGCCGTCGGCCATGGTCACCGATGAGGGGTCCGCGTCGGCGTCGGAACCATCCATCAGGCTGCGCGCCCGGTAGCTGACATCCTCCTCCAGGAAGTCGAGAGGCACTTGCACGGTACGCCCTTCGTTGCCCGTCATGGCGCCCAGGTGCCAGGTATGTCCGCTGCGCCGCGCCATAACCACGTATTCGCCCGGCCGCCCGTCCAGGAAGCGGGATTCGCTCCACGTCGCGGGGATATTCCTCACAATGCGGAAGGGACCGGGACGGGAGCGGTAGGCGTCCGGATAGTCTACCAGCATCTGCTGGGGGGAGTAGTAGACCACATACATCGCCACCTGGTGGGCGAGGGTAGTCTGTACATGCTTCGGATGTTCCGGTGTACCGTCCAGATCGAAGGCGCCGGGCGTGTAGTCCATGGCTCCGGCGACCATGCGCGTATAGGGAAGAATAACGTTGTGGGTGGCGTCCGGGCGGGGGGATCCCTTGGACTGCTCCAGCCCGAAGACGCCCTCCCTCGTCATGAAGTTGGGCCAGGTGCGCTCCCAGCCGGTGGGCTTGTAGGCTCCGTGGTAGTTGACCATAAGCTCATGCCGGGCCGCGATGCGCACGATCTCCTGCAGATCGTCCACCAGCTCCTGGTGGTCGCCCCCGTAGCTGTCGACCTTGATGCCCGCGGCGCCCCATTGGGCCCAGGTGGAGAGTATGTCCTCTGCTTGCCCGGCCAGGGAATTCAGGTGCACCCATAGATGCACGTCCACATCCTTTTCGCTGCCGTAGCGGATGACCTCCTGTACGTCGTAATGGCCGGCGCGCGTCTCCTCCATCGTCAGCAGATTTTGCTCCTCGGGGGAGCGCCACGCTTCGCCCTCCAGGGAGTACCAGCCGGCGTCCACCAGCAGGGCAGAGATGTCGTGCTCGGCCGCGAAATCGATGTAGTACTTCATGACCGACGTGCCGGGCTCCCCGCTGAGGGGCAGATCGCCTGCAATGCGGCCGTTCCACCAGGGCCAGATAATCTGCCCGGGACGGATCCAGGAGGTGTCGGCGATACGGCTCGGCTCGTTGAGGTTTTGCACCAGGTGGGAAGTGGCAAGCTCTCCGGCTCGGTCGGCCAGCAACACCGTACGCCAGGGGGTACGGAAGGGTGCGGACACACGTGCTTTGGCCCCGCCGCTCTCTTCACCGGGCAGGGGCGCAAGGGCGGCGCGCAGGGTGGCCGGACGGTCGGGCGATCCGGTAAGGGACATGCCCGCGTAGCCGGTGAGGGCAGCCTCGGTGAGGGCGGCCCAACCGTTGCGCAGCTCCAGGGTCAGGGGCATGGCGGTCAGCGAATCGGGGGCAATCTGGCTGAGCCTGCGCGGCCGGTAGAATCCTTCGTAGTTGTCACCGAATCCCGAACGGCGCATGGCAAAGCCCGTGTAGTCGGATGCAAAGCGAAAGGTGCTGAGCTCCTCGCGGACGGTCAGGTTGTCCAGGTCCGGCTGCTCAGGAACTATATAACGAAACGCCAGTCCCTCGTCATAGGTCCGGAACTGCAGCTGGAGGGTGCGTCCGGGATCTGCCAGCTCGCGAAGCTCCACGGTGAGTTGCCGGTATCGGTTGCGTACGCTGTCGGCAGTCCCGTAGGGAGATGCCCAGGTGGTGTCCCGGCGATCCACGCGGATGGAGGTAATGGTGAAGGCGGAGTCGAGGGCCGGTTGGTCCATGAAGTCCAGGCCCAGGCGGGAGGGCCGAAGGAAGGACACCCCCTTGTAGCTGGCCTCGTAGACGGGAACGCCCTTCTGCAGCGAAAAGGTGAGCTGCACCTGTCCGTCGGGTGAGCTGATGTTGGCGGGACCTTGCGGCGCGCAGCCCTGAACTGCCGCCAGGGCGGCGATGGTCAGGAGGGAAAGAAAATGTCGAAGGGAAGGCAGGAAATCGGTCATGTTGGCAGGTCGGGTCCCTGTTACAGCGGCGTGATTAAGGTCTCGGGCCGAATATCGGTACTGGCCACAAGTTACCAACTGGGTGGGAAATGGCAAGTGAAGGCAGGCAGGGTGGAATGGGCATGCCTACAGGTTGACGACCAAGCCCAGTGTGGGAAGGGTACTGGAGTTGTCCACATTCTCGATGGGCACGATTTGCCGCGGTACAACGGGCGATCCGTCGGTATTTCGGGCAAGGCCGTACTCGGGTGGATTGGGGAGATTGCTGCCCAAAACGTTGGAAACCTCGAAATATAGATTCAGCGACCAGCGGTTGAAATTCCATTTCTTGTCAATGCGGACGTCGAGGGTATTGTACACATCCAGCCGCTGATCACCCAGGTTGCCGTAGTTAAACTTCAGACGGGGATAGCTCTCCTCGCTCGCTTCCCGATCCAGTTCCGGGTAGGGTGCGCCTCCAAGGATTCTGAGCCTCGCTCCGACTTCCCAGTTGCGTGGAAGCTGGTACCCGCCGGTAAAGGTGAGCAGGTGGCGGTTGTCCCATCGTGAAGGGAGATAATTGTCAGATTCCAGCCCGGTGAATTCGCTCCGGTAGAGGGTATAGGCGAGGATGCCGTAGAGATTGGACCGCAGTTTTTGCTGTACGGTAAATTCAAGACCGTAGGCGCGTCCCTTCCCCTCGCTGCGTACCGCCTCGTTACCGAAGATGTCAAAGTCTGCTCCGAGGTTGGCCAGGGAGACGCCGTCAGCAGTGGATACCGGGTAGGCGGAGTATTGCTTGTAGAAACCCTCCAGGGAGAACTCGGTCGACCTGCGGGGAGTAAATCCTATGCCGGCCACGTAATGATCGCTGCGGATGTAGTCAGCGTCCCTGTTCGCAAAGTGTCCCTCTTCCCGGTAGCCCAGAAGAGTAGTGGGAGGCAGCTTGTAGTAGCGCCCGACCGAGGCATTGACCTCCCATCGGCTCTCCGGGTCCAGCTCGTACGAAAGAGCCACACGCGGGGAAAGCGTTTCCCAGAGATTGGCGCCTCCGCGGGTAAAGCTGTTGCCGTCCGTCCGAACTCCAACGGAGGCCGTCAGTCGCCCCTGCATCCATTCGCGGGTGACCTGCCCGAACAGTCCGTAGCGCCAGTAGTTGAAGTTACTCGTGAAAGACACCTCGTCAGAGCTGCGAAAGCTGCTCGAGCGGTAGCTGACGTTTTCTGCCATGAAGCCTGCGTTGACAGTCCAGGGTCCAATAAAACGGTTGTATTCGCTGCGGAGAGTGTTGTTCCAGCGGCGGCTCTCGGTGTTCTGAATAAGACCCTCTTGGTTCGCGTTGTCACGGTAGCGGCTGAAAGCGTTGTCGAAGGCGCTGGTGCTCAGGCTGGAAAGCAGGTAGCCGTCGTAGTTGCGGAAACGGTGTCGCCAGCTTATGCCCCCGGTGCTGCTCCACTGTTTGATAATGGGCACCTGGTCGAGAGTGGCCTGCTGCTCCGGTGTGATGTTGTCAGGCTTGTTGATGCGAAAGTCGTCAACCGAGCCCACGCCGGTGACATTGAGTTCGTTGTAGGCGTCGATCTTATGGTTTAGCTTGTACTGGTAGTCCCAATAGTCCGGCAGGAAGGGAAGGTCGATGAGTTGGAAAAGAAGTTGCAGGTAGGAGCGCCGGACGGATGCGATAAAGGTGGTTTTGGAATAGGACTCACCGGAAGGCGTGAAAAGGGGTCCCTCCACCGTCAAGGCCGTCTCACTGGCTCCCACCCTGAGGTTGGCGTCGAGCTGGCGCGCGTTGCCTTCTCGCTGGTTAAACTGCAGCACGCCGGAAAGTGCATTACCGTATTTGGCCGGGAAGGAACTGGTGCTCAGGCTCACACCCTCGAAAAATGACACGTTAAGCAATCCCACGGGTCCCCCGGCACTCCCCTGGGTAGCGAAGTGGTTGATGACAGGGATTTCTATGCCGTCAAGGTAGTATACGTTTTCACTGGGCGCCCCGCCCCGTATGATGACGTCGTTACGGAATCCGGCCACCGAGCCCGAGACACCAGGTAGCGACTGTACCACCTTGGCAATGTCATTGTTACCCCCGGGATAGGAGGTGATCTGCACCTGGGAGAGCTCCCGGCGGGAGAGGGGATTTTCCGGGGGGCGGTCGTAGGGGTCAGGCGAAACCGAAATCTGGCCAAGCTCGCTGACGGCCGGCTTGAGTTGGAAATTCAGATCGGGATTTCCGCCGGAATTGACGGTCACATTATATCGGGACACCGATTGGTACCCTACGAAACTGGCGGTGACGGTGTAGGATCCAGGAGATATGTTCTCTATGAGAAAATATCCGCTGGAATCAGCAGCGGCCCCTTGCGTCGTGCCTTCCAATACCACGGTGGCGCCCGGTAGGGTTTCGCCGGTCTGGGCATCGGTTACGTATCCGGCGAGCGTTCCTGTATTCTGGGCGGCAGCCGGCAGGGAAACGGCCAGAACCAGCAGCAGGAAGACCGTCCAACTGCTGAAAAGAACGTGTCGCACAGCCAAGCGGTCCGATTGAATTAGTGCAGGCATCGAGCTCAAGGATTAGGTTGTGAGTCGCGATGCGTGGGAGAAAATCCCGGGCGCATCGTGGGGACCCTAAATGCCGATGGGATATCCAACGTTCCGGATTTAACTGCTGAAGGTCAGGAAGTGACGTTTCCAGACCCCGGTGTTCTTTCGGGCACGGTGTCCGTCATGACCGGCTGCATCCGTTGATTCATAGCCTTAGATGAATGTGCCTATTCGGCCAGGGGACGTATCCCACCTTTGAACACCATGGCGGGGGCGGATAGTTCTCCCAGCTGCTCCAGTGGATGGCGCCGGAAAACCGCGATGTCCGCCTTTTTACCGGCCTCCAGGCTGCCCAACTGGTCCGCCACGCCCGCATGCCGGGCGGCGTTGATGGTGGCCGACTGCAGGGCGTCGTACGTCGACATGCCCGCCTCCTCGTACAGCGCAAGCTCGCGGTAGACACTCTCTCCGGCGGGGATGTTACCGGCGTCGGTGCCCAGGGCGATGGGTATATCATGATCCAGCCAGCGGGTGAAGTGGCTCATCACGCTGTCCATGCGCTGCTCGTCCATGAAGGAATCCATGACCGCCAGGGTGGGAACCTGCACCACCTCTCGTTCGGCCATTGCCGTCAGCAGGCTGTCGGCCTCCCTGCCCGGTCCGATCGCCAGGTGCTCCACCCCGTCGGCACCGGCTCGTATGGCGTCGGCCAGGTCTTTGCGCGTGTCCACGTGCACTACCGCCTTCCTGCCGTGGCGGTGCGCGCGATCGACAATGGCTTCCATTACCGGGTACTTCATACGGGGGAGGGTGTCGTTGCGGCCGGCCGTGTAGATAATCTTGATCAGGTCCACCCCGTCTTCGACGAGGTTGTCCACCACCTGCCGGGCGCTGTCGGGATGGGCCAGTTGCCGGGCCGCCGATTCAATAAGGCGCTGCCTGCCGCGGTAAATGGTACTGACCGGGTGCCCGCCTGGAGCCGTGAGGGTGGGGCCGGCCACCCGCAGTCGAGGACCCGCCAGCTCACCGGACCGCAGGCGGTCGCGCATGTTCATGGTCATCGGATGCATATCGCCCAGGGAGGTGATGGAGGTCACACCATAGCGGAGAAACTTCTTGCGCGTATTGCGGAACTGCCGCGCATACTCCAGGATCATGGCGGGCACGCCGTATCCCTCAGCCATGGGAACACCGCCCAGGTGTACGTGCAGGTCGAAAAGTCCGGGCGTGGCCCAGCCGCCCTGCAGGTCTACACGTTCGGCCTGCTCCGGGAGCTCACCCGACGGCACAAAGCCGTGGATGGTGCCGTTTTCAATCAGCAGGGCCCGGTCGGTGACCACATGGGGCGTGTCGGCCGCCATGGTGAGGAAGTTGCCGTTTACCAGGGCCGTCTGTCCGCTGTGGGACTCCTGGCCGGGGAAGACGTAGACCCCAAGGAGCAGCCAGCCGGCAAGGGTTAGCAGAAGGATGAAAAGGCCCGCGCCGATCAGGAATTTCTTGAGTCCGCTCATGGTGTAAAAATGGATTCGGCAGAATGAGGGTATGCCAGTCGTGGCATGAGTTGAAGGGGTACGAAAAACCACCTCCAGTGTTATGGGCGGGTCAGCCGATCAGGAAAGAAAGCGGTCCCAGCCATTCGACAGGGTGGCAAGCAGGCGGGCCTCCTCGGAGCCTGTCTCCATCAGCTCAAAATCCTCGAACTCGAATCCGGGTGCCACCGTACAGCCTGCAAGGACGGTTCCGGAGAGGGGTTCAGCCGCCTGCCAGCAGCCTGCGGGCACCACCTCGCAGAAGTGGCCTGAATCGCGGGAGAGAATATGCGTCTCGGGTGGTGTGTGAGTACCATCCCAAACATGAAGCTTCAACCCCTGCCCGCGGTAAAGATTCCAGACTTCGTCGGAGGCCACTTTATGAAAGGCGCTGACCTCCCCGGATTCCAGGGAGAAATAGATGTGGGTGAGGGCGGCGCGGGTGCGACTATCTGCGGAGCCCGTTTCGCCGCCAGGCCCGATGCGCGATACGGTGACGTTGGAGCGGAATACTTCCTGAAAGCGTCCCCCTTCGGGATGTTCCTGCAGGTCGTCGGCTTTCATGTCAGGGATGGGTAGGTGGGTACAAAGACTATTTGGTCCGACGTGCCATACGCTCGACCTTCTCGGAGGGATCCGGCTGCTCCGGTTCAACGTCCTTCAGAAGGTAGGGCTGTTCGCTGAGATCCTCGCCGGACTGAATGGCGTCCCATGCCTCGCTGGTCACGATGGTTTCCAGGTTCTGGAGGCGTTGTACAATCTGATCCTGCTGCTCGCGGTTCTGCTCGAGGTAGTCGACCAGCTGATCAGTGCGTTCCTGGAGTCTGGCGCTGGAAGATCCAAGGTGGGACTCCATCTTCTGCAGTTTCCGCTGGTTCTTCATACCGTAGTAGATCATGCCGAAGAGGAGGCCTGCGGTCAGGATGCCGGTGGCGAGAACGACTATGGCAACGAACATAGATTGTGGGATTTGGGTAGGGGTTGCTTATAGCACGAAAAAAGGTCCCTCCGTGTTACGGTTGCCGGGAAACGGCTCCAGGGTGGGATGTCAGCCCTCCTGGTCAGACCCGTCCTTCTTATTTCCCTTGGTTCGTATTTTGACTACGCCGTTTTGTGCCTGCGCACCGTAGATGGAGGCGGCAGCTGCGTCTTTGAGCACCTCAATAGACTCGATGGTTTTTGGGTCGAGCTCACTCAGCGGATTCTCTCCTTTTTCGATGTTACCGCTGGATACGGACATCCTGACGCCGTCCACGATGTAAAGCGGCTGGTCGGAATGCTCCATGCTGGCCTCCGCCTTGAAGGTTGCGGTGCTGTCATCCTCCTTCGCCGTGATTTCGGCTTCGACGGCCTCGGATTCCGGCGTAGTACCGGAGGGTTCCTCTACGTTGGTCAGGTCCGAACATGAGAGCGGTACCATGAATGCGGCGAGCAGGATGAGAAGGGTGATGCGGGAAGAGCGATGAAATTTCATGATTGCGAAATCTGGATTGACATGGTAAAAAAACACGTTCTCTATAGTAACAACGGGATTCCCCTGATTTTATTGAATATGCGAACGGGAAGCCCCCGGTTTATGCCCGGGACCTGCTTTCAAGGGCTACTCCGTGTCATGCAGTATCGCCAGCACGCGGACGGGTCCCCCGCTGCCTCCCTCGATTTTCATGGGCAGGGCGATGACCCGGAAGCCCTGCGACGGCAACCGCTCCAGGTTGGCCAGGTTCTCCAGTCCGGCAATGTCGTGGCTGGCCAGGATCACATGGCTCCGGAAGTCGGTGGACTGCCCGTAGTCGAGGCTGGGAGTGTCCAGGCCAAGCATCTTGATGTCGCGTTCGGAGGTAAGCCATTCGGCCGCCTCGGGGTGCAGGCCCGGGAAGTGCAGGTCGGCCACCGCATCGGGCCCGCGTTCGGCGGTGCCCATGTAGCGCTCGCGGTCAGGCCAGAACTGCCCGTAGCCGGTGCGCACGATAACGATGGCTCCCGCGGGAATCTGCCCGTTCTCCTGTTCCCAGGCCTGAAAATCGGAGATTTGCACCCGGTAGTCGGGGTTGGCCAGGGCCGAATCGCTCACGTCCACCACGATGCCCTCTCCCATGAGCTGCTCCGGGGGGATCTGGTCCATGGTGATCCCCTCCTCGTAAAAGTGATAGGGGGCGTCCAGGTGCGTGCCTCCGTGCTCGGCCATGCTGAAGGAGTTTGCGCTGTAAAAGTGGCCGGCCTCGGTCATGCCCTCGGAATCCACCGTCAGCTCAAATTCGCCGGCGGTGGGCCAGAAGACGGTGGAGTCGTTATAGGCGTAGGAGAGGTCTACGATCTCGCCCCCGGGAAAGTCGCCCGTCCCGCCGGGACCCGCCTGGCCGTTTGGGCTGTTGTCGCCCGGCGCGGTGCAGCCAGCGAGGATGAGCATCAGTGCCCCTGCGAGTACCGCCTGAAAATTGCTTACCTGTTTCATGATATACTTTATTATGACTGCTATTGGAATTCGATACTGGTCTCAATATGCAAGTCAACAGGATAGGGAACAAGTGGAGAGGGCGTTCCCGGTTGTATAGGACCGTCTCAACTCCTGGTGGATTTCTTTCCACTCCGGGTTACAGGATTGTCTGTCTCCTCCTCTGCCGGCAGGTCGAGCTCGCCGCCGGATGATTGCCACTCGCTTTTCCGGCCGGTAGATCCTTCATGCGTATCGTCGGCCAGGAGCAAGTCTGCGCAGCGGTCCAATACGGCTTCAAAGCGTTCGCAGTAGTCATCTCTCCTGCGGGATGTCTGAACGTGGTAGGCTGAGAAACCGGCGACCACCAGTACGGTGAGCAGCGCTGCCACCAATCCGAACAGGAACTGCTCGCCTACCACGGCGACGAATCCGGTAACCAGTGCGGCTATGAATCCTATAACGGATAGCGCCATCGGCCCTTCAAGTTCATCCTCCCAGCCGGTCTGGGCATTCACTACGGTCTGCCCGTCGATCTCCTCGGCGGTGATCTGCAGCTTGCCGCTGATCCATTCCCGTCTTGAACCCTCGGATCGCCTTTTGCCTGGCTTCCCGAATTCGCGGGCGAACAGGGCGACCATCTTCTCCCAGGTGGCGTCGGTGAGGGAGCCTTGGACAAACTGCGTGCGTCCTGCCCCGGTGGGGATGTTCAGATAGGAGGGGCGATGGTCTTGCGAGGAGGAGGCTGCCAGATCCACGTACCGCTGGTCGATACCGGCGTCCGCAGCCGCCTTTCTGATTTCCTCAAGGGTCAATTGCTCTCCGTCGGAGGTGTTGCGCTGGGCCTGCAGCCGCGCCGCCCTCCCTAGAATGGAAGCGATTTCCGAATCCGTGTAGGTCTTTTTGGCCATAGCTGGGTTACGTATGGCGTTGCGGAGGAGTTACGAAGAACCGGCCGCCTCCTGGAAATCCCCCATGCCCTGGAATGGAAAACGAAAGATAACGTAGTTGTCTTCCGGCTCGAGGTCGTCCAGCACCTGCAATTTCTCCTGTACCTCGGGTGTGCGTCGGTCGATGCGTTCCGATTCCCGAAGGAATTTCAGGTAGATGTCCGCGCTCATTGCCAGGTAGGCGCCGTAGCCCTCCTGCCATGGGGGGAGGCGCTTGGAAAACATCTCGGGCAGCATGTGCAGTAGGTCGTCGGTAAAAACGACGGCGCGTCCCTCGCCGGTCTCCTTGTCGATGACCAGCAGCTCCTCCTGCGAGTCGCTGATCCTGGTGCTGTACCGGCCGGGCTGGTTGGTGAACTCCTGGATCTCCACCTCATTGAT
Protein-coding regions in this window:
- a CDS encoding glycoside hydrolase family 97 protein, yielding MTDFLPSLRHFLSLLTIAALAAVQGCAPQGPANISSPDGQVQLTFSLQKGVPVYEASYKGVSFLRPSRLGLDFMDQPALDSAFTITSIRVDRRDTTWASPYGTADSVRNRYRQLTVELRELADPGRTLQLQFRTYDEGLAFRYIVPEQPDLDNLTVREELSTFRFASDYTGFAMRRSGFGDNYEGFYRPRRLSQIAPDSLTAMPLTLELRNGWAALTEAALTGYAGMSLTGSPDRPATLRAALAPLPGEESGGAKARVSAPFRTPWRTVLLADRAGELATSHLVQNLNEPSRIADTSWIRPGQIIWPWWNGRIAGDLPLSGEPGTSVMKYYIDFAAEHDISALLVDAGWYSLEGEAWRSPEEQNLLTMEETRAGHYDVQEVIRYGSEKDVDVHLWVHLNSLAGQAEDILSTWAQWGAAGIKVDSYGGDHQELVDDLQEIVRIAARHELMVNYHGAYKPTGWERTWPNFMTREGVFGLEQSKGSPRPDATHNVILPYTRMVAGAMDYTPGAFDLDGTPEHPKHVQTTLAHQVAMYVVYYSPQQMLVDYPDAYRSRPGPFRIVRNIPATWSESRFLDGRPGEYVVMARRSGHTWHLGAMTGNEGRTVQVPLDFLEEDVSYRARSLMDGSDADADPSSVTMADGRYSSRDTLSLVLAGSGGAAIRFWPSSGDR
- a CDS encoding TonB-dependent receptor plug domain-containing protein — protein: MKFHRSSRITLLILLAAFMVPLSCSDLTNVEEPSGTTPESEAVEAEITAKEDDSTATFKAEASMEHSDQPLYIVDGVRMSVSSGNIEKGENPLSELDPKTIESIEVLKDAAAASIYGAQAQNGVVKIRTKGNKKDGSDQEG
- a CDS encoding cyclase family protein, which gives rise to MKQVSNFQAVLAGALMLILAGCTAPGDNSPNGQAGPGGTGDFPGGEIVDLSYAYNDSTVFWPTAGEFELTVDSEGMTEAGHFYSANSFSMAEHGGTHLDAPYHFYEEGITMDQIPPEQLMGEGIVVDVSDSALANPDYRVQISDFQAWEQENGQIPAGAIVIVRTGYGQFWPDRERYMGTAERGPDAVADLHFPGLHPEAAEWLTSERDIKMLGLDTPSLDYGQSTDFRSHVILASHDIAGLENLANLERLPSQGFRVIALPMKIEGGSGGPVRVLAILHDTE
- a CDS encoding amidohydrolase family protein, whose amino-acid sequence is MSGLKKFLIGAGLFILLLTLAGWLLLGVYVFPGQESHSGQTALVNGNFLTMAADTPHVVTDRALLIENGTIHGFVPSGELPEQAERVDLQGGWATPGLFDLHVHLGGVPMAEGYGVPAMILEYARQFRNTRKKFLRYGVTSITSLGDMHPMTMNMRDRLRSGELAGPRLRVAGPTLTAPGGHPVSTIYRGRQRLIESAARQLAHPDSARQVVDNLVEDGVDLIKIIYTAGRNDTLPRMKYPVMEAIVDRAHRHGRKAVVHVDTRKDLADAIRAGADGVEHLAIGPGREADSLLTAMAEREVVQVPTLAVMDSFMDEQRMDSVMSHFTRWLDHDIPIALGTDAGNIPAGESVYRELALYEEAGMSTYDALQSATINAARHAGVADQLGSLEAGKKADIAVFRRHPLEQLGELSAPAMVFKGGIRPLAE
- a CDS encoding TonB-dependent receptor codes for the protein MRHVLFSSWTVFLLLVLAVSLPAAAQNTGTLAGYVTDAQTGETLPGATVVLEGTTQGAAADSSGYFLIENISPGSYTVTASFVGYQSVSRYNVTVNSGGNPDLNFQLKPAVSELGQISVSPDPYDRPPENPLSRRELSQVQITSYPGGNNDIAKVVQSLPGVSGSVAGFRNDVIIRGGAPSENVYYLDGIEIPVINHFATQGSAGGPVGLLNVSFFEGVSLSTSSFPAKYGNALSGVLQFNQREGNARQLDANLRVGASETALTVEGPLFTPSGESYSKTTFIASVRRSYLQLLFQLIDLPFLPDYWDYQYKLNHKIDAYNELNVTGVGSVDDFRINKPDNITPEQQATLDQVPIIKQWSSTGGISWRHRFRNYDGYLLSSLSTSAFDNAFSRYRDNANQEGLIQNTESRRWNNTLRSEYNRFIGPWTVNAGFMAENVSYRSSSFRSSDEVSFTSNFNYWRYGLFGQVTREWMQGRLTASVGVRTDGNSFTRGGANLWETLSPRVALSYELDPESRWEVNASVGRYYKLPPTTLLGYREEGHFANRDADYIRSDHYVAGIGFTPRRSTEFSLEGFYKQYSAYPVSTADGVSLANLGADFDIFGNEAVRSEGKGRAYGLEFTVQQKLRSNLYGILAYTLYRSEFTGLESDNYLPSRWDNRHLLTFTGGYQLPRNWEVGARLRILGGAPYPELDREASEESYPRLKFNYGNLGDQRLDVYNTLDVRIDKKWNFNRWSLNLYFEVSNVLGSNLPNPPEYGLARNTDGSPVVPRQIVPIENVDNSSTLPTLGLVVNL
- a CDS encoding cupin domain-containing protein — its product is MKADDLQEHPEGGRFQEVFRSNVTVSRIGPGGETGSADSRTRAALTHIYFSLESGEVSAFHKVASDEVWNLYRGQGLKLHVWDGTHTPPETHILSRDSGHFCEVVPAGCWQAAEPLSGTVLAGCTVAPGFEFEDFELMETGSEEARLLATLSNGWDRFLS